A genome region from Deinococcus sp. HSC-46F16 includes the following:
- the mltG gene encoding endolytic transglycosylase MltG yields the protein MTRLQGGGMALWVKILLGLVILLLLAAAGVFVYLRGLTQPAGGGPYTLEVEPGDTLPAVARELQERGIVKNADALRFVMRRNGTASSLKEGLYDLKGDMTVYQVAEKLAGPARIPTVNVTVPEGWRLRDIPPVFEKAGFDRAGIEAALNDASLSQYARGEQENLEGFIFPATYEFRVGETPADAVKEMVERMEQEFTPENVAKAKALGLSVRDWVILGSMVQAEAANNAEMPVIAGVFLNRLRDGIALGSDPTVAYGLGKDLPELDRSAGDFEKDTPYSTYTRQGLPAGPINNPGQPALLSVLNAERKLSDGRDALYFLHAPDGKIYVNHTYAEHLRDNATYR from the coding sequence ATGACCCGGCTTCAGGGGGGCGGCATGGCCCTGTGGGTCAAGATTCTGCTGGGCCTGGTGATTCTGCTGCTGCTGGCCGCTGCCGGGGTTTTCGTGTACCTGCGCGGCCTGACCCAGCCCGCCGGGGGCGGTCCCTACACCCTGGAGGTCGAGCCCGGCGACACCCTGCCCGCCGTGGCCCGCGAGTTGCAGGAGAGGGGCATCGTGAAAAACGCCGACGCCCTCAGATTCGTGATGCGGCGAAACGGCACGGCGAGCAGCCTCAAGGAGGGCCTCTACGACCTGAAGGGCGACATGACCGTCTATCAGGTCGCCGAAAAACTCGCCGGACCCGCCCGCATCCCCACCGTCAACGTGACGGTGCCCGAGGGCTGGCGCCTGCGCGACATTCCGCCCGTCTTCGAGAAGGCAGGCTTTGACCGGGCAGGCATCGAGGCGGCCCTCAACGACGCGTCCCTCAGCCAGTACGCGCGGGGCGAGCAGGAGAACCTCGAAGGCTTCATCTTCCCGGCGACCTACGAGTTCCGGGTGGGGGAGACGCCTGCGGACGCGGTGAAAGAGATGGTCGAGCGCATGGAGCAGGAATTCACCCCGGAGAACGTGGCGAAGGCGAAGGCGCTGGGCCTGTCGGTACGCGACTGGGTGATTCTGGGCAGCATGGTGCAGGCGGAGGCCGCCAACAACGCGGAGATGCCGGTCATCGCGGGGGTCTTTCTCAACCGTCTGCGCGACGGCATCGCGCTGGGCAGCGACCCCACCGTCGCTTACGGGCTGGGCAAGGACCTTCCCGAACTCGACCGCTCGGCGGGAGATTTCGAGAAGGACACGCCCTACTCGACCTACACCCGCCAGGGCCTGCCCGCTGGCCCCATCAACAACCCCGGCCAGCCCGCCCTGCTGAGCGTCCTGAACGCCGAGCGCAAGCTGTCCGACGGCCGTGACGCCCTCTACTTTCTGCATGCGCCGGACGGCAAGATCTACGTCAACCACACCTACGCCGAGCACCTGCGCGACAACGCGACCTACCGCTGA
- a CDS encoding ATP-binding protein has protein sequence METRPRTLGELLQTPEYAGRTPFDSHVRTVQDEVRENLTRKLRSGEELFPGVVGYDDTVIPQLVNALLARQNFILLGLRGQAKSRILRAITGLLDDHVPVIDGVDMPDDPINPIGAEGRHLLEAHGHDLPIRWLPRDARYVEKLATPDVTVADLIGDVDPIKAARLGTSLGDTRSMHFGLLPRANRGIFAVNELADLAPKVQVALFNILQEGDVQIKGYPIRLELDVMLVFSANPEDYTARGKIVTPLKDRIGSEIRTHYPSDVRLGMDITEQEAVRAEGVTVPPFIAELIEEIAFQAREDGRVDKLSGVSQRLPISLMELAAANAERRALVSGDTPVVRVSDVYAGLPAITGKLELEYEGELKGADQVARDVIRKAAGAVFARHYGSADTRELEKWFEAGNVFRFPQGGDAAGALKAARDVPGLTDLAAHVANSPDDSVRASAAEFVLEGLYGRKKLSRAEETYAAPEPEVRRERGGRWN, from the coding sequence ATGGAGACTAGACCTCGGACGCTGGGTGAGCTGTTGCAGACGCCGGAGTACGCGGGGCGCACGCCCTTCGACTCCCACGTGCGGACCGTGCAGGACGAGGTCCGCGAGAATCTGACCCGCAAGCTCAGAAGCGGCGAGGAGCTGTTCCCCGGCGTGGTGGGCTACGACGACACCGTCATTCCGCAACTCGTGAACGCGCTGCTGGCGCGGCAGAACTTCATCCTGCTGGGGCTGCGCGGGCAGGCCAAGAGCCGCATCCTGCGGGCGATCACCGGTCTGCTCGACGACCATGTGCCCGTGATTGACGGGGTGGACATGCCCGACGATCCCATCAACCCCATCGGGGCGGAGGGGCGGCACCTGCTCGAAGCGCACGGGCATGACCTTCCTATCCGCTGGCTGCCACGTGACGCCCGCTACGTGGAAAAGCTCGCCACCCCCGACGTGACGGTCGCCGACCTGATCGGGGACGTGGACCCCATCAAGGCGGCCCGGCTGGGCACAAGCCTAGGCGACACCCGCTCCATGCACTTCGGGCTGCTGCCCCGCGCCAACCGGGGCATCTTCGCAGTGAACGAACTGGCCGACCTCGCGCCCAAGGTGCAGGTGGCCCTGTTCAACATCCTTCAGGAGGGCGATGTCCAGATCAAGGGCTACCCCATCCGGCTGGAACTCGACGTGATGCTGGTCTTTTCCGCCAACCCCGAGGACTACACCGCCCGCGGCAAGATCGTCACGCCGCTCAAGGACCGCATCGGCTCGGAGATCCGCACCCACTACCCCAGCGACGTGCGGCTGGGCATGGACATCACCGAGCAGGAGGCAGTCCGGGCCGAGGGCGTGACGGTGCCGCCCTTCATTGCCGAGCTGATCGAGGAGATCGCCTTCCAGGCCCGCGAGGACGGCCGGGTGGACAAGCTCAGCGGCGTGTCGCAGCGATTGCCCATCAGCCTGATGGAACTCGCGGCGGCCAACGCCGAGCGCCGGGCGCTGGTGTCGGGCGACACCCCGGTCGTGCGTGTGAGTGACGTGTACGCGGGCCTGCCCGCGATCACCGGTAAGCTGGAGCTGGAATACGAGGGCGAACTCAAGGGGGCCGATCAGGTCGCCCGCGACGTGATTCGCAAGGCGGCGGGGGCCGTCTTCGCCCGGCATTACGGCAGCGCGGACACGCGCGAGCTGGAGAAGTGGTTCGAGGCGGGCAACGTCTTCCGCTTCCCGCAGGGCGGGGACGCGGCGGGCGCCCTGAAAGCGGCGAGGGACGTGCCCGGCCTGACCGACCTCGCCGCCCACGTGGCGAACAGTCCCGACGACTCGGTGCGGGCCTCGGCGGCCGAATTCGTGCTGGAGGGGCTGTACGGCCGCAAGAAGCTCTCGCGGGCCGAGGAAACCTACGCCGCCCCCGAGCCGGAAGTGCGCCGGGAGCGCGGCGGCCGCTGGAACTGA
- the gatB gene encoding Asp-tRNA(Asn)/Glu-tRNA(Gln) amidotransferase subunit GatB: MYRAVIGLEVHLQLRTRSKLFSACPADYHGADPNTFADPLTLGLPGTLPTLNREAVDLALMFGLALNCEVSGFTQFHRKNYFYPDSPKNFQLSQYDRPVARNGYLDVPLGNGAGERVRIKRAHLEDDAGKLLHPAYAPYSLLDLNRAGSPLIEMVTEADLTGPEQARAFLESVQAIAQALGVSDATPEEGKMRCDVNLSVHKPGEPWGTKVEVKNLNSFRSVERAIAYETARQTRVLSAGGAITQDTLGWDEGGGKTFVMRTKEGEADYRYFPEPDLPPLDITPEWVARVRARMPELPAAKRERYLTAGVRGADAQTLSHDVALSRFYDEALVGGADPQKLANWLLSDVAGLLAAREVALADSALQPAHLAALVRLIDEGTISGRAAKDLLPDVLHGHDPGRLVEERGLGVVTDTGAIDAAIDAAMQADPATVEKVRAGNAKAMNALFGPVMRATGGQAQPEVVRERLRAKLGL, translated from the coding sequence ATGTACCGCGCCGTCATCGGGCTGGAAGTTCACCTGCAATTGCGGACCCGCTCGAAACTGTTCAGCGCCTGCCCGGCCGACTACCACGGCGCGGACCCCAACACCTTCGCGGACCCCCTGACCCTGGGGCTGCCCGGCACCCTTCCCACCCTCAACCGGGAAGCGGTCGATCTCGCGCTGATGTTCGGCCTCGCGCTGAACTGCGAGGTCTCGGGCTTCACCCAGTTTCACCGCAAGAACTACTTCTACCCCGACTCGCCCAAGAACTTCCAGCTCTCGCAGTACGACCGCCCCGTGGCGCGGAACGGGTATCTGGATGTGCCGCTGGGAAATGGAGCAGGCGAGCGCGTCCGCATCAAACGCGCCCACCTCGAAGACGACGCGGGCAAGCTGCTGCACCCCGCCTACGCGCCCTACAGCCTGCTCGACCTCAACCGCGCCGGGTCGCCCCTGATCGAGATGGTCACCGAGGCCGACCTCACGGGACCCGAGCAGGCCCGCGCCTTTCTGGAAAGCGTGCAGGCCATCGCGCAGGCCCTCGGCGTCAGTGACGCCACCCCCGAGGAGGGCAAGATGCGCTGCGACGTGAACCTCAGCGTTCACAAACCCGGCGAGCCCTGGGGCACCAAGGTGGAGGTCAAGAACCTCAATTCCTTCCGCAGCGTTGAGCGGGCCATCGCTTACGAAACGGCGAGGCAGACGCGGGTGCTGTCTGCGGGCGGCGCCATCACGCAAGACACCCTGGGCTGGGACGAGGGTGGCGGCAAGACCTTCGTGATGCGGACCAAGGAGGGCGAGGCCGACTACCGCTATTTCCCCGAGCCGGACCTCCCGCCCCTGGACATCACCCCGGAGTGGGTCGCGCGGGTGCGGGCGCGGATGCCCGAGTTGCCCGCCGCCAAGCGGGAGCGCTACCTCACGGCGGGGGTGCGGGGGGCCGACGCGCAGACGCTGAGCCATGACGTGGCCCTCTCGCGCTTCTACGACGAGGCGCTTGTGGGAGGGGCCGACCCACAGAAGCTTGCCAACTGGCTGCTGAGCGATGTGGCGGGGCTGCTGGCGGCGCGGGAAGTGGCGCTCGCGGATTCGGCCCTCCAGCCCGCACACCTCGCCGCGCTGGTGCGCCTGATCGACGAGGGCACCATCAGCGGCCGTGCGGCCAAGGACCTCCTGCCCGACGTGCTGCACGGCCACGATCCGGGGCGGCTGGTAGAGGAGCGCGGCCTGGGCGTGGTGACCGATACCGGGGCCATCGACGCCGCCATCGACGCCGCCATGCAGGCCGACCCTGCCACCGTGGAGAAGGTCCGCGCCGGAAATGCCAAGGCGATGAATGCCCTCTTCGGCCCGGTCATGCGGGCCACTGGGGGCCAGGCCCAGCCGGAAGTGGTCCGCGAGCGGCTGCGGGCGAAGCTGGGGCTGTGA
- a CDS encoding carbohydrate kinase family protein: protein MSQPLSSPLRPLVSLGDLAWDVLAKPDTMLLPGGDTTGRLELSGGGSAANLAVWARRAGYPATFVGKVGRDRFGDLATYELRSEGVGAEVILSDEHPTGVILALIDRHGQRAMLTGQAADWELRPDELPGETLRGARHLHLTAWSLFRDPPRAAALAAATLAREGGATLSLDPGSFQMIQQLGRETFLGIVDAVPFDVIFPNADEARALTGEAEPGPALACLRERYPDALVVLKMDDEGALLEGPEQPRVHIPATADRPVDATGAGDAFGGAFLAGWLAHGDAPRAARLAVEVGGWVVSRFGARPPADAELGRRLAAHGVTPFGADGVPA from the coding sequence ATGAGCCAACCCCTCTCTTCCCCGCTCCGCCCGCTGGTGTCGCTGGGCGACCTCGCCTGGGACGTGCTGGCCAAGCCGGACACGATGCTGCTGCCGGGCGGCGACACGACCGGGCGCCTGGAACTCTCCGGCGGCGGCTCGGCCGCGAATCTGGCGGTGTGGGCACGCCGGGCCGGATACCCCGCCACCTTCGTGGGCAAGGTGGGCCGCGACCGCTTCGGGGACCTCGCCACCTATGAACTGCGTTCGGAAGGCGTGGGCGCCGAGGTCATCCTGTCGGACGAGCATCCCACCGGGGTGATCCTCGCCCTGATCGACCGTCACGGCCAGCGGGCCATGCTGACCGGGCAGGCCGCCGACTGGGAGCTGCGCCCCGACGAACTGCCGGGGGAGACCCTGCGCGGAGCGCGGCACCTGCACCTCACCGCCTGGAGCCTGTTCCGTGATCCGCCCCGCGCCGCCGCCCTGGCCGCCGCCACCCTCGCCCGCGAGGGGGGGGCCACCCTCAGCCTCGACCCTGGGAGCTTTCAGATGATTCAGCAACTCGGCCGCGAGACCTTTCTCGGGATCGTCGACGCGGTCCCCTTCGACGTGATTTTCCCCAACGCCGACGAGGCCCGCGCCCTGACCGGCGAGGCCGAACCCGGCCCGGCCCTGGCCTGCCTGCGGGAGCGCTACCCCGATGCCCTGGTGGTCCTGAAGATGGACGACGAGGGCGCCCTGCTGGAAGGGCCGGAGCAGCCCCGCGTGCATATCCCCGCCACGGCCGACCGCCCGGTGGACGCGACCGGGGCCGGAGACGCCTTCGGGGGCGCCTTCCTGGCGGGCTGGCTCGCCCACGGCGACGCCCCCCGCGCCGCCCGCCTCGCCGTAGAGGTCGGCGGCTGGGTCGTCTCGCGCTTCGGTGCCCGGCCCCCCGCCGACGCGGAGCTGGGGCGGCGGCTGGCCGCGCACGGCGTGACCCCGTTCGGTGCGGATGGGGTGCCCGCATGA
- a CDS encoding DUF421 domain-containing protein, whose protein sequence is MSAEVVPLDLPRMFLGDFPPLFFAEIALRTVVIFGWLLLLLRLMGKRGLAQLSPLELAIVIGLGSAAGDPMFYPEVPLAHAMLVLALVVGMQRLLAYLVIKNETVETFIEGVPVELVRDGIMSNPALDRSNLSREDLFERLRVAGVRQLGEVQRVYFEQDGNLSVFLHQGDAPPGLPIVPPWDLEAPVPVREGGQGQLACTSCGAVSLVDGPVPPCPHCGHEDWTHATTDPLGGAHGSARDDSGGDGGDHRLGLGGPLGGGPGTTPG, encoded by the coding sequence ATGAGCGCCGAGGTCGTCCCGCTCGACCTGCCCCGGATGTTCCTGGGTGACTTCCCGCCGCTCTTTTTCGCGGAGATCGCCCTGCGGACGGTCGTGATTTTCGGCTGGCTGCTGCTGCTGCTGCGGCTGATGGGCAAGCGGGGGCTGGCGCAGCTCAGTCCGCTGGAACTCGCCATCGTGATCGGGCTGGGCTCGGCGGCGGGCGACCCGATGTTCTACCCGGAGGTGCCGCTCGCCCACGCGATGCTGGTGCTGGCGCTGGTGGTGGGGATGCAGCGCCTGCTCGCCTACCTCGTCATCAAGAACGAGACGGTCGAGACCTTTATTGAGGGCGTCCCCGTCGAACTCGTCCGCGACGGGATAATGTCGAACCCCGCGCTCGACCGCTCCAACCTCAGCCGGGAAGACCTCTTCGAGCGCCTGCGGGTCGCCGGGGTGCGGCAACTCGGGGAGGTGCAGCGGGTCTACTTCGAGCAGGACGGCAACCTCAGCGTGTTTCTGCATCAGGGGGACGCGCCGCCGGGCTTGCCCATCGTGCCCCCCTGGGACCTGGAAGCGCCCGTCCCGGTTAGGGAGGGCGGCCAGGGCCAGCTCGCCTGCACCTCCTGCGGCGCGGTCAGCCTGGTGGACGGCCCCGTTCCCCCCTGTCCCCACTGCGGGCACGAGGACTGGACCCACGCGACCACAGACCCGCTGGGGGGGGCGCACGGCTCTGCCCGTGACGACTCCGGCGGCGATGGGGGGGATCACCGTCTGGGCCTCGGCGGTCCGCTGGGGGGCGGTCCCGGCACGACGCCGGGCTAG
- a CDS encoding GNAT family N-acetyltransferase: MPPRPATPTDAPTLALHRYPDEADAGERAAYAAWVAGALERGLYLGFLAEHGGQVVAGAGLTLLEWGPTRGDPQPWRGRIVNVWTHPDFRRRGLARELVTRCVEAARERGVTRLSLGTTESGRALYGALGFRTSGTEMVRRG; encoded by the coding sequence ATGCCCCCGCGCCCCGCCACGCCCACCGACGCCCCCACCCTCGCCCTCCACCGTTATCCCGACGAGGCGGATGCCGGGGAGCGGGCCGCCTATGCCGCCTGGGTGGCCGGGGCGTTGGAACGCGGCCTGTACCTGGGCTTTCTGGCCGAGCACGGGGGCCAAGTGGTGGCTGGAGCGGGCTTGACCCTGCTGGAGTGGGGGCCGACGCGCGGCGACCCGCAGCCCTGGCGGGGCCGGATCGTGAACGTCTGGACCCACCCCGACTTCCGGCGGCGCGGCCTCGCCCGCGAGCTGGTGACCCGCTGTGTGGAGGCCGCCCGAGAACGCGGCGTGACCCGCCTCAGCCTGGGCACCACCGAGTCGGGCCGGGCGCTGTACGGGGCGCTGGGCTTCCGGACCAGCGGCACGGAGATGGTGCGCCGGGGATGA